In a single window of the Nicotiana tomentosiformis chromosome 8, ASM39032v3, whole genome shotgun sequence genome:
- the LOC138897435 gene encoding uncharacterized protein: protein MEGMELAACRLKGVAYSWFELWEDSREDGGPAKRWSEFANAFIDHFLPVETRAARAVEFENLKQGSRSVWEYHMEFACLSKYAIHMLPTMEARVRRFVQSLSPLVINEATIAALNSDMNYGKMVAFAQSTEDCKLKNRREREGTSKARSAGNFGESFGGGRSAFRRGSSRPTQSHPQSSASAPPAGHTPPPARGPPALAGRGATRGGAQSSRGTSCFYAMSGLQSAEAFPDVVTSI, encoded by the exons atGGAGGGAATGGAGTTGGCCGCCtgccgcctgaaaggggtggcatattcttggtttgagctgtgggaggactctcgggaggatgGGGGCCCTGCAaagagatggagtgagtttgcgaatgcctttatagaccatttcttgcctgtcgagactagggcagcccgtgccgtagagtttgagaatcttaagcaagggagtaggagtgtgtgggagtatcacatggagttcgcgtgCCTATCaaaatatgctattcacatgttgcctactatggaggctagagtgcgtcggtttgtgcagagccttagccccttggttatcaatgaggccactatagctgccttgaattcagacatgaactatgggaagatggtagcatttgctcaatCTACAGAGGATTGCAAGTTGAAGAATAGAAGGGAGCGAGAAggtaccagcaaggcccggtccgcgggcaactttggggagtcatttggtgggggaagatcagctttcAGGAGAGGGTCATCAAGGCCAACCCAGTCTCAtcctcagtcttcagctagtgcaccgccagcggggcaca caccccctccagctcgaggccctCCGGCACTAGCAGGGCGCGGTgcaactaggggtggtgcacagagttcaagAGGAACCAgctgtttctatgctatgagtggtctcCAGAGTGCAGAGGCCTTTCCAGATGTCGTCACAAGTATATAg